From a region of the Candidatus Acidiferrales bacterium genome:
- a CDS encoding CPBP family intramembrane glutamic endopeptidase encodes MEKETDSTTTAHPEFGKLNNSLVLLSPLLVIIISFAAARIFKVIWGVWAWAPGILIYWIAIAILIWWGGGRSSIKRWLGSSKGGWGWSVFAVILALPALPMILTKSHLLHGISIWLPWLLLGLINPFLEEGYWRGLVLDSTSKWSKWLSVPYSALFFALNHLVGLGTTSIACRNPIFLANVFIIGICFGIIYYRTGSLRWLIFSHALTDLFSLSVPVFLNLYVPPL; translated from the coding sequence ATGGAAAAAGAAACAGATTCAACAACCACGGCACACCCAGAGTTCGGGAAATTGAACAACTCGTTGGTGCTGTTGTCGCCGTTGCTAGTAATTATCATAAGCTTTGCCGCTGCCCGGATATTCAAGGTTATATGGGGTGTCTGGGCATGGGCACCGGGTATTCTGATATATTGGATTGCAATCGCGATCTTAATTTGGTGGGGAGGCGGAAGATCGTCCATCAAAAGATGGTTGGGATCCTCGAAGGGAGGTTGGGGTTGGTCAGTGTTTGCTGTAATTTTAGCTTTGCCTGCTCTGCCTATGATTCTCACGAAGAGTCATCTCCTTCACGGTATTTCGATCTGGCTACCGTGGTTATTGTTAGGGCTGATTAATCCTTTCCTGGAAGAAGGCTATTGGCGAGGTCTCGTACTGGATTCGACATCGAAATGGTCTAAATGGTTAAGCGTTCCTTATTCAGCTTTATTTTTCGCCTTGAATCATCTTGTTGGTCTGGGGACAACATCAATTGCCTGCCGCAACCCTATTTTTCTGGCGAATGTGTTCATCATAGGCATATGCTTCGGGATTATTTACTACAGGACGGGAAGTCTTCGGTGGCTAATCTTTTCGCATGCACTGACAGACCTTTTCAGTCTGAGCGTCCCTGTTTTCTTGAATCTGTACGTCCCACCGCTTTAA
- a CDS encoding T9SS type A sorting domain-containing protein → MLITVSTLCLTNLSVAQWVETNGPYGASVCSFAADSTTIFAGTIEGGIYRSTDDGISWVSSNGAMVSTYALSLAAIGRNIFAGSGTGEGISVSTNDGITWRTVNNGLPPSPYGFQTGVIRALIVVGTHIFAGINDPNAVVYCSTDSGTSWNFAGSGITSGSISAFAIGPEGNDSIIAAGTNDGVFLSTDYGSTWEGAGLKSEPIRSLAFYGRNLFAASFYDGVFTTSDNGVTWLAADSGLSSTQASCLLSNGSELFLGTYNEGIFRYNNDLRTWSAVNVGLPPDETNALFFNGNSLFAGLMEVGVCRSSNYGAGWNVSNKGMREYDIYSLASLGNIIFASSYYSFRSSDEGLNWVPIMYRSAFFADMDTVVFATADSGICFSTDQGVSWTTSPNDSPPLGFQYTALAAGEENLYLGGAGMCDICNQGGVYLSTDRGGCWSYRGLANISALATSGAKVYAGDVANGAANVLVSTDAGLNWDAILSAPYYMKAIAVREGEIFIGTEGGGVIHSTDDGKNWEYIDTGLSGSALLVSSILVCGQNVFAGTGAGVFSLDIDDTSWNAINTGFVLSSDAVYALASGDSNLYAGLYGSVWERPFSQITAVKQAVPPAAPLFFRLGQNYPNPFNPTTIIDYQLPSRSYVTLKVYDVLGRQVEILVNEYQSAGSHSVRFDASKLPSGVYFYRLEAGTYHETKKLLLLK, encoded by the coding sequence TTGCTGATCACTGTATCTACACTTTGTCTCACTAATTTGTCCGTCGCTCAATGGGTTGAGACAAACGGGCCGTATGGAGCCTCAGTCTGTTCTTTTGCCGCAGATAGCACGACGATTTTCGCAGGAACGATCGAAGGGGGAATCTATCGGTCGACCGATGACGGCATCAGTTGGGTGAGCAGCAACGGTGCCATGGTCAGCACCTATGCACTCTCATTGGCTGCAATCGGAAGGAACATATTTGCTGGATCAGGGACTGGTGAAGGCATCAGTGTTTCGACTAACGATGGGATAACATGGAGAACGGTCAACAACGGACTACCTCCAAGCCCATATGGTTTTCAGACTGGCGTGATTCGCGCTCTTATTGTCGTGGGCACGCACATTTTCGCTGGGATTAACGACCCGAATGCCGTTGTGTACTGCTCCACGGATAGTGGGACTAGCTGGAATTTCGCTGGTTCAGGGATCACTTCCGGAAGCATTTCAGCATTTGCTATTGGTCCCGAAGGAAATGATTCGATTATTGCTGCCGGGACCAATGATGGAGTCTTTCTTTCGACAGACTATGGGTCAACATGGGAGGGTGCCGGATTGAAGAGTGAACCAATTCGATCTCTCGCTTTCTATGGAAGGAATCTTTTTGCAGCATCTTTTTATGATGGGGTCTTTACTACGTCTGACAATGGTGTCACTTGGTTGGCTGCGGATTCAGGATTATCTAGCACACAAGCGAGTTGTCTTTTATCAAACGGTTCAGAATTGTTCCTGGGGACTTACAACGAGGGTATCTTTCGTTACAATAATGACCTCAGAACCTGGAGCGCTGTTAACGTGGGTTTACCCCCGGATGAGACAAATGCCCTTTTTTTCAATGGGAACAGTCTATTTGCTGGTCTAATGGAAGTCGGAGTTTGTCGTTCTTCGAACTACGGTGCAGGTTGGAATGTCTCGAACAAGGGGATGAGAGAGTACGATATCTATTCGTTGGCTTCACTTGGGAATATCATATTTGCAAGTAGCTATTACTCATTCCGGTCATCGGATGAAGGGTTGAACTGGGTTCCCATTATGTATAGGTCCGCCTTCTTTGCGGACATGGATACTGTCGTTTTTGCTACCGCGGATTCAGGTATCTGCTTCTCAACAGACCAAGGAGTCAGTTGGACAACATCTCCGAATGACAGTCCACCGCTAGGATTCCAATACACTGCTCTTGCGGCGGGAGAAGAGAATCTATATTTGGGGGGTGCGGGTATGTGCGATATATGCAATCAAGGCGGTGTTTATCTTTCAACAGATCGGGGTGGTTGCTGGAGCTACAGAGGGCTCGCGAACATCTCTGCTTTGGCAACTAGTGGAGCGAAGGTCTATGCCGGCGATGTCGCCAACGGCGCCGCCAACGTTTTAGTATCCACAGATGCTGGATTGAATTGGGACGCTATCCTGAGTGCACCTTATTACATGAAAGCTATTGCCGTTCGAGAAGGCGAAATATTTATCGGAACCGAAGGCGGTGGTGTTATCCATTCGACCGACGATGGAAAAAATTGGGAGTATATAGATACAGGTCTATCTGGTTCCGCATTGCTAGTATCTTCCATTTTGGTCTGTGGACAGAATGTCTTTGCAGGGACAGGCGCGGGAGTCTTTTCTTTGGACATTGATGATACGAGTTGGAATGCCATTAACACAGGATTTGTACTTTCTTCTGATGCGGTGTACGCACTCGCGAGTGGTGATTCAAACTTGTATGCAGGATTGTATGGGAGTGTTTGGGAACGTCCGTTCTCACAGATTACTGCAGTGAAACAAGCTGTTCCACCAGCGGCACCTTTATTTTTCCGGTTAGGCCAGAATTACCCTAATCCTTTCAATCCGACAACGATCATAGATTACCAGCTGCCTTCAAGGAGTTACGTGACTTTGAAGGTATATGATGTCCTCGGAAGGCAAGTGGAAATTTTGGTGAATGAATATCAGAGCGCGGGCAGTCATTCCGTGAGATTTGACGCAAGCAAATTACCGAGTGGAGTTTACTTCTACAGACTCGAAGCTGGAACCTACCATGAAACCAAGAAACTTCTCTTGCTTAAATGA
- a CDS encoding linear amide C-N hydrolase, with the protein MKQKFIRVTSIFAVAFISVISASSFRGNNGSMDPDSLTLNSLRKLDRSPFYTMTFYGDYYFKDYLDGRIEFPRLDSVDAKIKCTCFAAMGNSDSMLFGRNFDYPNSIPLLLFTHPRDGYASMSMTDLDYFGYSYKNLPDSCSNRKQLLKTPWLPIDGVNEKGVAIGIMTVEKTEPPNDSSKRTINEAAMIRLVLDYAGNVEEAIELIRHYNVNTTLIDPEPEHYLIADPSGQSVIVEFLENDTKIIRNQTPWQVATNFNVYGKNVSEINDERYLLASAELKAKLGNVSTIEAMAILKDASEINTRWLAVYNMTTKKVVISIGRNFDKVYRFNLTNSENDGSN; encoded by the coding sequence ATGAAGCAGAAGTTCATTCGGGTAACATCGATCTTTGCGGTTGCTTTTATCTCTGTAATAAGTGCTTCTTCTTTCAGGGGAAATAATGGATCAATGGACCCTGACAGTCTGACGTTGAATAGTCTGCGGAAGTTGGATAGATCTCCGTTTTACACGATGACTTTTTATGGCGATTATTATTTCAAAGATTATTTAGACGGACGAATTGAATTTCCGAGGTTGGACAGTGTGGATGCGAAAATAAAATGCACCTGTTTCGCGGCAATGGGCAATAGCGACTCGATGCTGTTCGGAAGAAATTTCGATTATCCAAACTCAATTCCTCTGCTTCTCTTCACGCATCCAAGAGATGGGTATGCATCCATGTCGATGACCGATCTAGATTATTTTGGATATAGCTACAAGAACCTACCGGACTCCTGTTCAAATAGAAAACAATTGTTGAAAACGCCATGGTTGCCGATTGACGGGGTAAATGAAAAAGGGGTAGCAATCGGTATCATGACCGTTGAAAAGACGGAGCCTCCAAACGATTCAAGCAAGCGTACGATAAATGAAGCGGCGATGATAAGATTAGTGCTCGACTATGCTGGCAATGTTGAAGAGGCCATTGAATTGATTCGACATTACAATGTCAATACCACCTTGATCGATCCGGAGCCCGAACATTATTTGATCGCAGATCCTTCCGGGCAATCGGTAATTGTCGAGTTTCTCGAAAATGATACAAAGATAATTCGGAATCAAACCCCCTGGCAGGTCGCGACAAATTTTAATGTTTATGGAAAAAACGTTTCAGAAATAAATGATGAAAGATACTTACTGGCATCTGCTGAATTAAAAGCAAAACTCGGTAACGTTAGTACGATTGAAGCTATGGCAATTTTGAAAGACGCTTCGGAAATCAATACAAGGTGGTTGGCAGTATATAACATGACTACAAAGAAAGTCGTAATTAGCATTGGACGGAATTTCGATAAAGTCTATAGATTCAATCTAACAAACTCAGAGAACGACGGCAGCAACTAA
- a CDS encoding dihydrofolate reductase family protein produces MRKLIEITFMSLNGVMDAPDIVQEAQRYFLSSEEHNDYQKERLFAADALLLGRKTYEVLSKAYPSMAKSGGGVPMDFVDRMNSIPKYVASMSLKEASWNAKVIRGDIAEEMREIKDLPGKDIIKYGTGPLDSILFGQHLVDLLCIIVYPFVLGHGRHLFEGLEFTTHLRLSEVKRFESGTVVLEYIP; encoded by the coding sequence ATGAGAAAACTGATCGAAATCACGTTCATGAGTCTCAATGGCGTGATGGACGCCCCAGACATTGTGCAGGAGGCGCAGCGATACTTCTTATCCAGCGAGGAGCACAACGACTATCAGAAGGAGCGACTTTTTGCAGCGGATGCTTTGCTGCTAGGACGAAAAACGTACGAAGTGCTATCGAAGGCTTATCCAAGCATGGCGAAATCTGGCGGAGGGGTACCGATGGACTTTGTAGATCGCATGAACAGCATTCCAAAATACGTAGCCTCGATGAGCCTCAAAGAAGCATCGTGGAACGCGAAAGTCATTCGAGGCGATATCGCGGAAGAAATGCGAGAGATTAAGGACCTACCAGGCAAAGACATCATAAAATATGGTACAGGGCCTCTCGACTCTATCTTGTTTGGCCAGCATTTGGTTGATTTGCTTTGCATCATTGTTTACCCTTTCGTACTGGGTCACGGCAGGCATTTGTTTGAGGGGCTCGAGTTCACGACGCACTTGAGATTGTCGGAGGTGAAACGGTTTGAGAGCGGAACTGTGGTGCTTGAATACATCCCCTAG
- a CDS encoding diphthine--ammonia ligase: MKEKIIFSWSGGKDSAMALYELKMIGDCDISALLTTVTEDYDRISMHGVRRVLLEQQAVSLGLSLEKIYITKNATNDEYETKMRAKLMEYHDRGVSSVAFGDIFLEELRKYREENLSKIGMKGIFPIWKRDTTELASTFIDLGLKAVVTCIDSKILDKTFVGRLYDKHFLGDLPSGVDPCGENGEFHSFVYDGPIFREKIALTPGEVVLRDDRFYFCDLIPAEGIGVGSDNMQKKDARH, translated from the coding sequence ATGAAAGAAAAAATCATCTTTTCATGGAGTGGCGGTAAGGATAGCGCCATGGCTCTTTATGAGCTAAAGATGATCGGCGATTGCGACATATCGGCGTTACTCACAACTGTGACAGAGGACTACGATAGAATCAGCATGCATGGCGTTCGACGGGTTCTTCTTGAGCAACAGGCTGTGTCTTTAGGTCTTTCTCTTGAAAAGATCTACATCACGAAGAATGCGACCAATGATGAGTATGAAACAAAAATGAGAGCGAAGCTGATGGAATATCACGACAGAGGTGTTTCGTCGGTTGCCTTTGGGGACATTTTTTTAGAAGAATTGAGAAAGTATAGAGAAGAAAACTTGTCAAAAATAGGAATGAAGGGGATCTTCCCTATATGGAAAAGGGATACTACTGAACTGGCAAGTACATTCATAGACCTAGGGTTAAAAGCAGTTGTAACCTGCATTGACTCAAAAATCCTTGATAAAACATTCGTCGGCAGACTCTATGACAAGCACTTCTTGGGTGATCTCCCTTCCGGTGTTGACCCATGCGGGGAAAACGGAGAATTTCATTCGTTTGTATATGATGGACCGATATTCCGAGAAAAGATAGCACTAACACCTGGAGAGGTCGTCTTACGCGATGACCGTTTTTACTTTTGTGATTTGATACCTGCCGAGGGTATTGGTGTCGGTTCTGATAACATGCAGAAGAAAGATGCCCGTCATTAG